The Vanessa atalanta chromosome 6, ilVanAtal1.2, whole genome shotgun sequence region catcttaaccgatgatttcggtttcaaatccaggcaggcaccactgaaatttcatgtgcttaatttgtgtttataattcatctcgtgctcggcggtgaaggaaaacatcgtgaggaaacctgcatgtgtctaatttcaacgaaattctgccacatgtgtattccgccaacccgcattggagcagcgtggtggaatatgctccaaaccttctcctcaaaagggagaggaggcctttatcccagcagtgggacatttactggctgctaatgctaaaatgctaataatttaacaatattcctgtctgaaaatcaacaaaaactaaGTCCATACTTTTTACCAGACTACGGCGAAGCAAAAAGGATGgtcatgatttttataattgagcTGATCGGCGCAGCGCCGCGTAATCGAAAAATTGAAGAATCCTCTAACTATTTCTCCACTTTTCAGTCAACAGGATATAAACAATATGCATAGATTTTTCAATAAGAAAGAAAACCATCAATTtgacatgtttttattattgtttcagaCAGGCCATGGGTCATGATGGTGAGTGCATCATCACAAATAGACATTGATGCCGTAAAATTCCTAATATAACCTAAATTATGGGTCCATAAAACTGGTTTGTGTGCGTTATAAAAACGCTAATAGAACAAAAAATGCCAAACAATGGTTTCAACAATCcgtgttttttgttatttgtaatatattttaagctatatattttgttttcaagggtataattacaaaaataattatgttattgaaaacattgcatttaactattaattattaaacaaaaccaaaaaattaccaaattgccaaatatacatgaaatataaatttttggtcCTTTTATGGCAGAGTAAACTAAACAATTCTTAACTTAACTGTAATCCACACATAGCATACCTCAAATTTTGGACACggcttaataataaagttaaaatgttaGGAACTGAAATCTATaaactcaatttaatttaaataaataaaatattattgaattataataaaaccaacCTTAGCGCCCTTTTTCGCTAAAGCGCGGGTCACGCCAGCGCCGATGCCGGTCGCGGCACCAGTTAtcaaaaaaactttgttttctACGTTCATGACGTCCGTTCCCCACAACGCTCACTTACAACTGTTCGTACTTCGATTGGGGCAGCGCAAGGATGTAAATGGTATACGCTTACGACACACGCAGGATGACTGACTACTAAATCGTTTGCAGTTATGATAACGTGTCAGTTTGCTGACTTTGACTAGTCAGACCATACGTTAGAATTTGTCTCGGATtagtcgttttaaaaaaataatcttatgattaaattattgattattatcataGGCGCTATTTTATAACATACCTAAGTTACAATAGTAAAAATCTTTAATCGAGTTTTTgtcttgatttattaataaactcatGGCCACCATAGCAACGTCTGTCTCGGAATTCAATTAATTCGAAGAGATTGTTTAGGGAGGTGTGCACGCTATTTGACTTGAAACtggttatatgtatttaaaattacgcCATCGTTGAAAAACCGCATACAAAATCAGATTTCATAGGTTAAAGCTTATATCtagatatatgtaatttatacaaataagtcTTTTATTGTTATACGATACAGCAGACAGATAAATGATGCATTGTAATATAACGAACGTTTAGACAgtctatttatagttttattttgataacgtAACAGGATATTGACCTTAAACTTGACAATTGTATGTTTAGCctaaacatggaattcttttcGCTTTGTTATGAATATCAATATGAATAGATAAGTAGCAGCGATAGATGCGTTTTTTAAAGGCATTTGCGTCTACAATGTGtttcgttattatataataaaaagtaaaaatgatatatatatgtatatttattacgaataataaCGTCAGTATGTTCAACATTCTTCCTAACCTCTAATTCTTGTGGGGAAACATATAAATGCGTTTATACAACTAGACCAAAAATAAAGGAAGAAAGGCGGATATACGACTacgtaatattgtaaatatccTAGTTTACCAATTGAGGTAAAGTAAAGTAGAATTACagccaataaatatttttgctggACTCCTCTCCATTCGACGAGAAGTtgcagcttattccaccacgggATCGGCTGCTCAAAGGTGGGATAGTGGATCCTCGTGcgcatatatatacatatacgcaGGTTTacgcacgatgttttcctttatcgtCGAGCTcgagaataattatttataaatacaaagtttctTTTTagggatataatatattttcctccTCTTGTGAATTTCAGCAAGCCTCAATTTTTAAGAATACTGTGATACAATTAAAGGATGATTTGCATGTTAGATCAGAAGATggatggttttattttttatgtaatagataggCAATACGGCAAATGGGCCtattgatgttaagtggtcgccaccaccaatagacattggcgctgttaggaATGTTAActatcccttacttcgccaatgcgccatcaaccttaggctgttatgtcccttatgcctgtagttacactggctcagtcaccctacaaactggaacaaaataatacccagtattgctgcttggcggtagaatatctgataattggtggtacctacccagacggggtttgcacaaagccctaccacctcgGTGCGTTGAATATTTATGGAAGTATTTAGAtaccattatatttttattgtctagGGGCGGTCGAGACCAAATACCACAATGAGGCCCATATACAATACACGAACcagcttattatataaaacatgccTATTTGTTAGCCTGAAGACGTCCAATCTCACATCCATGTACCTATCTcaacgttttataaaattaattgattattgaaATGCATCCGTTGTGTTCATTAAGACAATTGGACGATTCATCACTGTTGATTATAACGATCCAACTGGAAATTTCATTTTGTAacatactttacttttatttttaagaacacttgtattacttaataaaattgattattctCAATTACTGAGCAAAATTAGCTTAAAGATATTATTGTTCCAGAAAAATTATGGTAACCGTGTAGGTCTTGCGTCCTCCTGGTAAAATTTTCTTTCCTTCATGAAAAGTTAGCTAGTATAGCAGACGCATTTCTGAACGAATCAGGAAGTCGAGACATTTGAGAGAGTCGAGACGGTACGCGCGCGAAACAACTATGGCGTCTATTGGcgtaattattagtttattgttttttatttttattgattatttacatacagTAAAGTGTATTTCATTAcgaccaatattattatttacacgcCCGCTATACTAGTaggaatgtatttatatatatttaattcattattatttttatttctgtcgtagttaatttatatgtcCATTTGAACAATAactattaacaaaaatgtataaatgtctAGGTTGTAGgctaaataataacattattattatgaaactttaacttatgaaaatattatgataatgtgTTCTTGATCATAAGATATAATAGCGCATAAATGTAGACACAGATGACTCTCTCTTTATTTCATGTGACGGTGATTAGCAGGACCAACGAATTACCCAATAATATAATCGAGATCGAGAACACATACGACGCCTCTCaaaatattatagcaatttATATTACTTGCAAAATcactgttataaaaaataatggaaggcatattattactatgtaattattttaatacagatgAACATGGAACGAACACAccggttataatattttagtacataattatacaataaaaataagtaaaatgaaagtaaaatctATAAtgactattatattttacttgtaataactatagatttattatttataataagttaccCCTTCCTCTTTAAACATTTATCGTGATCCTATGGCTTTTTTAGGCGCCACACCATAACTAATACGAACGTGCGAGTCTGCTTGTACGTGTTGACCAAATTACAAATAGAAACTTGCATGTATCGGTATCGGTAGGTAgtgtatttctatattatagtTCTTTGTTGTCGAATAATTTcctatatttcttaaaaaagagaggaggccttagccctcaAAACTGTGAGCCATTTACGGGATCTTACTTACTATCAAACAATCAATGATTTCGTACCCTTTGTTTTcatggttaataataataaatggttcTTTTGACGAAGTCAATGGCAATTGACtacattaattcaaatattttatctcataTTCGTATTATGGATGTTGTCTGTGAGGTACCTATTGTATCGATGCTCACTAAAGTTCTGAAACTAGTTAAAAAATGTTAGTGAGAGCGAATTTCCttgatttataattcattctaCTAGAAATATATGCCTTTTAATAGCTAGACCTATATGACAAAGTCGACGTAACGTCTTTTGATCAGTAGAGTACAATCGCGACCACTTTCTTGGTCTTATGGTCTTAATATAGAAACACCATACcattcatgtgctttattttgaaataatatttcataaaaaatttctcgatagataatttataacaaGGTTGATGTtgatgtgattatttttaatagacagTATATCGCACTCATAATTCTCTTCTCATTAAACATATTGAGTTTCCTTCtttgtaaagtaaattattttgtaagagtataattttatgtaagtactatcattattttattggttttgatAGGGAAACAAACAGCAAATATTACGCAAGATCAATCAAGTCTCCACTTAAAAACCATACATGCATTGCAAAAATAACGGAACTTTATTACACAATTTAGCaaagaaaatgtaatatataaggcaaagatcaaaaacaaatacttcaaaaacaaaactttgaattaaaattaggttatgtaagtaagtaaatatagTGAAAGTTAAACACAGGTCAGTATTGTTTGGTCACTAAAACGATCTATTTTTTCATAGTCGTATATTGTAATCTGCTCGTGGTTGTCATATTTCACAAATATATCTCATCGGTaccgaaaataaattatgttgtatGCAGAAAGTTATTTGCTACCATAGAATCGGTTAGAATGGTATTATACTTTCTCATGATCCTATAAAAGGCTTCCTCAAGGGACGCTAGCAAACTCCGATTTTAATTCTTAACtataatgaaatttgttacatttaaatatgagCATTCTTATTTTTACTTTCCAAATTTGAACACGTTTTGGGACATTAATAAAGTGGCTTTCTATAGTCGTCTAAGCATACTTACATAGCAACACACACACATGCCTGACCTGACTTGTTCGATTGATGTCGACCGATTTTGTTCACGTCCATGGGCCGTCACGTTCACGACACGGCCATGAGACACAAGCCAACTACGTAGGACATATAATAGTGTACGCTAACACAGATGCACTATCATAATTCGATTGGACGGCTAATCCGACACGACGGGAAAGAGTTCGGGCGcagaaccaacggctttacgtccTTTTCAAGGCACGGAAACGTacatacttccaacttccagaatTCGGGCTGtgctgagaatttttcgacagaaaaaaaccaataaattttTATCGACCCGACTTGGGCTATAACCCAGAAGCTAGGGATCTTTGGCCTTTTATCAAACTATTAGACCGACGAGCCATGTTGTTCGTTTAAAGACTATGTGAAGgacgacaaaaaaaaacctttgatttttattaacaaatatttaacaacaaCGTAAACaatgttgtaataaatgtttttagtgTGTTTTTTATAGTCTCTCGTATACTTGTGGCGTACTATTTTATCTTGCGCCTATCTTTATTCTCTTTATTATCAGCCAAAATTTTGATTAGGCGTATGTCATATGCTTAGCCTTTGTATAAAACAGAATTTTTttactatctatatataaagtGCGTGAAACCTCAAAACCccactatttataataagaaaatgaaacaaattgATTTTGACCAGTACATTGTAATTATGTGAATGTATAATAAACGTccaataaatctttttaacttAATAGCTTCTATTAACGatactacttttttataaaatatataaaggtacCTAATTAAACACCATATATAAGCCATAAATAGagattaatattcatattgtgGTTCAAACGAATAGTGTTTCCgatgaggtttttttttaatttttgtgtgtAAAGTCTACAGgcaaaatctaattattatatattctgtcTATTTCCGCACATaacagtattaattattaaactgtGCAACATAAAAgtgatttaaaagatataaaataaggGCAATTTTGCAGTCACTTTTTAATTGTCAAGCGTCATTAGCGCAtttgtaaaaagtcgcaggatcgatcctgacatcttggactattgtcgtccccacacctaacacaagtgatatgcttaaaaggaggggtacaTAGGAATATCAGAATTTACTTCACTAATTTGGGgcattcgttttaaaataataattattattattataattaaaaaatattaattgtctaCATTTTTCTACTGGGGTTTAGTCACAGGGTCTCTACTCTGACTAAAACCCAGTCATTAggtgttagacataaaaaaataagtcttaaaacaaatatataaataaaattccatatatggaacaaattaaaataccaaTGAAATATTCGCCTTCCTAAAATAAAACACCGAATATAGTACTGCTCTATggaaaaaaatggaaaaaacaCACTGGTGTTTGAACAGAACCCTAAAACTTACCAACGTTGAAAAacatattggaaaaaaaatacaatagctACCTATAAAAGCAGCGAAGAGCTTTTATTATACGCATATTTTCCAATAACACAGCGCAATGTttagtttaaaagataaaattgcaATAGTTACAGGTGGGGCCTGCGGTATAGGCGCTGCTATTGTTAAAGAATTTCTGCAAGAAGGTGTtaaggtaaaatataatttaaaaaataaacttaatcatcaaatacattatttttttgttataaaattagtagGCGTGCATAGGGCCTGTAGTAATTgttcaccaccgctcatagacataggcgctgtaaattaccttggaaactaagataacTAAAATGCTATATGCTATATCCTCATACCTGTCTAGCTCACACCCTACAAACCAGAACTTACCTATATTAAGAATTTCTGTTTGGAAGTAGATTGTGGTGGTGCCTACCCATATGGACTAGCGCAAGGTCCTATcactaattttatcattaataccgtttacctatttttttttaaaggagaCTAGACAACTACGCAAGACGTAATTATTAGTCTACAAACTAATAGTCACTCAAGATCTAAACCAAAGATAGACTAGTATTGGTGGCTAACTTTGAGTGTTTCAGTTTTGTTGATAGTTCTCCTCGTATTTGGCGTTTAAAACAAACATCGAAAATAACCCCCGATTAATATATTCATCAACAGGCACAGGATCGACGCGGTAGGATAATCTCAATTACACTTCAAACAATTTTGCTTGCTTGTATAGTAAAGTTTACTACGAGTGGTCATTTGTGGGGTCTCTACAAAAacagataaacaaaaacatgaaCAAGAGGAGAGGAGGACTTTTTCTAGGAGTAGGAAAGACATTTGCAACTGCTCCGTAGGACATTTAAgcaaattcaataatataaattataatgtatgtagtattttaaattaaagaattatattataagcttaaaaaaattaaaattggccacaaaaataaaaataaaacatcacttTTGCGAGATAATaacgttttataattttcagcACGTTGCAATATTGGATGTCGATGAAGAGTCAGGTTACTCCATGGAAAAACAACTGGCAACAATATTTGGAAAAGATaaagtgaaatttataaaatgcgaTGTTACAATTGAGGACCAGTTGTTAGCTGCGTACCAAAATACAACTTCGGATTATGGATACATAGATATCGTTGTGAATAACGCAGGCGTAGCTGATGAAAGACTACACATGTTTAAAAGGACAATTGATATTAACTTTGTATGatatattgacatttaataaatatattctttcaataaaaatacaagtagATTAAGTTATTGCAttgaacgataaaataaattgtgtcaCATTTCTTACAGACTGCACTATCAGCAAGCACATTGAAGGCTCTAGAACTGATGCGTGAAGATAAAGGTGGTCATGGTGGTACTATTATCAATGTTTCCTCAATCGCTGCTCTGTTACTGATAGCACCATCTTTATTCATTTACGCAGCTACTAAAGCTGCTGTACTTCATTTAACTTGTAGTATCGGTGTgagtacaataatatttatattatttttcctcAAATCATCAAAGTGACACAAACATGATGTCCAAGTTTTTGAGTTTCTTTTCTACTGCTTTGatttacatcatttttattttgtcagaaTTTTGTTACTTGTGcctctaaatttaaaattaaagtctaTTAAAACTAAAGTGCATAAGCCATTAAGTCCAAGAAATTGTGCAGCATCGTATTTTTTGTGTGGTAGTAATATAAATAGGATCTTTTGAAGATAAGTCAAATGTCTTTATTAAGGCTTaagatatatcaaaaataatttaagcgatAAACGATAAATTGATTTTCCAGAAACAATCATATTTTGCAAAAACAAAAGTGAGGACAATTACTGTATGTTTTGGCTGCACAATATCTGAAATACATAAGAGATTGGGCAGCTTTGATGACAACATAGAAAAAATTGCAGAAATATTCACCGAAATAATGCCTCCCCAACCGTATGTCAATTTCTCTTGAATAACGTCACTAACGTGATGACGAATGTAATCTTtgtcttaataataatgataacaattataatgaaataatgctTTTCTTCGATTTGAAAGTCAGGAGAGAATGTTATAAACTATTATCTTATAGTTTGACTTCAGGGAAATATTAAGAATGCCTTCGGTTAAGGACAGTTTATTAGATTTCgagatatgttttttatataatttaccatTTCTTTATACAGAGCTGAGGCCGCAGCAATTGGACTCGTGGAAGCGTATAAGAACGGTCAAAGTGGAAGTGCATGGCTCGTAAAAAATAGCAAACCAGCAATAGatataacatcaaaaataaatacggCCTACGATACtttatctgaaaatattttcgatTAGAAACTACTAATTCATTTTGttctcaattttttattttttttacgtaacattatttttatttcgcatTTGAGAgctttacaaaatatgtaagAACATAACGCACACATACATGTATTTAGAAATCTTATCttaagtgttaataataattgtacaattttcaACTGTGGGAGAGGAGAGGAATTTACATTTTCCTTCCATCCGGTGGAATAATAAAGCCGTTTAAGAATCACTCCCCTTAATCAGTAGATGTATAATTTAGAATCAGTTAATGTATTCTTGCAAGTTCTTGTATTACGTcgatatcttaatattatactaatacatACAAGAAAAACTTAACATCAATTATTACGTACCGTGTATATCGGcgacaaatacaattaaatatattaatataagtactattttaatttagtttatttaataaatatatatataataaataaatttaatttccttttagtctaaaatatactaaatatgctGCATTCCTTATTTTACGTAtatgtctataaatatttttattactatgaatACTGTTTATCGCAGGTGTAGCGAAACTGTATGGTTAATAGatgtgaaaaaaaatgtaagtcaAGGGTTTATCCTTATCTGTAAACGATATCAtagaaaaattatgaaaataataaacgtcACGTATAAGTAATAACAAACAGACGAATGTTAGAGGAAAATATTAACGGAAATCCCAAGCCtttaaatttaaaggaaaatgGAAAATCTACATTTTGtactatatatacctacatttcTAAATACCTACattcattaaaacaatataatataatatttcgtttctccattataacgttttttaatttaattttcttagcaGCGTGTGTCCAAAAAAAGATGTTCCTTAAATGAAAATgcgtacaaaatataatacctttGCAGCGCAAAACGGCAACATCAGGTGACCTTGTACGCCTACTTAAGCGACGAAGCAGAATTAACATATTGTATCCAATATGTTAATTCTGCTTATAGGTTTTTTACTACTTTTCAGgagaattttacaaattatattctttacatttttaatatttaattcaaaatattccaTTTACGTAAACGTAATCAAAATCACCATCatcaaaattaatgaaataaattgcaaCATCCACGTCACTCAAGTTGTCAAGTTTTTGTATAAAAGCAGAGACTTAGTTTTCTAGTTTTCAAGATGATCCCAGACTACCTTGAACATTTTTAGCTAATACTCATATGTAGGTTACAATTAGGTCATACACACAAATTTGGAAATTTCAGCCTGTACATTAAAGCTGATTAcaagttttaaaaatgatttaagccataacataataagttttaagcgtattgaaaataaatgttaattattatcctTAATTTTTTGTCATGTTAATgacatatctttatatttatatctaagtccaagatatatattttacaattatatttgttgagtgataaatttaataaagcctatacaaaaatatcaatcattatgcataataattgaaaagttgctcattattttcttcatttcgtctttaatcaaaaatatctcCTGCCATAATTTCATAAGCCTTGTCCACTCTATTTGTGATATCTTCAACTTTACACCAAACAAGCCATACACTGCCACTTTTACCAGTTTTGAAAGCGACGACAGCGCCCTGTGCCGCTTGCTCTACTCTGTGAACGTGAACAACATACactttatgacattttatttctattccCAAAAAAACTAGGGCgcaaaacttattataatatttttgtcattgaACTTGTAATTTGAATAACTATAActctactttaaattaattaattattttttaataagattaactTAACAAAGGTATTTTAATTGCTGCTTAACTCTAAATCagccaataaaaagtaattttgtaacCACGAGTTTCACTCGGTCATATCAATGcaccacaataaattattaacgtgGATAATGAACTTACGTTTGTATAGGATCGTACTTCATTACTTTTTGCATACTTTGTGTTAATTTGTCGTCAAAGCTAGAAACTTTCGATATCATATCTGTTTCTGTGGCACCAAAACACATAGTTATTGTTCGAACTTTTGTCTTGGCATAATATGCTTCTTTCtgtgaacaaaaaaaacattgacctTAGACATGATTATcaggtattttatttgttcttctAAGAGCTAGTAGAGTACACTATTTCTGCTCCATTATGCATGAATTATTTCGTCTGAGCCTTATTCGATGTGTAAACGTTACGTCAAGTTATTTCCTTCCCGGCCGAGTACGAGTagaattataatcatatatatacgcacataaaaaaatagtggtTGTGTAGAATTTGAAAACCCACCTAATATCTAAGACATGCAATCAGTCATgtgaatatactttttaaactaGACGGGATTCCGAAAATTTCGGAATCCCGGAGGATTGATATTTCCAATCCGATCCGAATTTACGATCTCGAGTCGAGATTGCATTCCCTAGCTATATCCTAGTGGGCCAGCCATAAAAATCAAGCATTAATAAAACCTTTACCAAGAAACAATTCTTTCAAAAgcataatgaaattatataatttgtcattattaacataaatttaaataaagaagataTATATACCCCAATGCTCGATGTAAAATGAAGGATCGCTGCTTTGGTTGCCCCATATACGAAGACTGTCGGTGATAGTAAAGCCAGAGCGCTAACTGATGAGACATTTATTATGGTACCGCCAATTCCGCCTTTGTCTTGACGCATTAATTCCAATGCTTTTAGAGAACTCGTCACAACGGcagacttaaaatttaaaaaaagaactgttTATgcgtaaaaattaataaacaaatgactgaaataaaatataattatcacacTATCATCCTATTTAGTGATAATCCCTTTCAACGTAAACGAAAATGGTATTTGACTGACTTAgctataaatcatattttttcgAAATAATCTTTGACTAgtcatatatgttatatatcatataaatatgtaattatgtttaactaacatgaatttgcaattttaaatgttgagaaagagtaactactgaatttcttgccggttcctctcggtaaaatctgcattccgaaccggtggcagcttcacttaatatagtttgtcaaataacgattcaaaagtgttcgtaaaatcctacttgaataaagtatttatattttgtttttttttgttttagaaaaatgtTTGAGATCGCAGTACATTATTACGGCTGTTAGTCAAccaaatttaagaaattatgaaAGTTAAACTTTAGTATAAATTCATGGtttattacaaagtttatttcaatttcctTCCGATGAATCGCATCATTCGCTATACCAGCATTGTTAACAACGACGTCAATGTAACCAAATCTCTGCAATGTTTCATCGAAAGCAGCATTGAGTTCTTCCTCTTTCGTGACGTCACATTTCATGAATTTCACTTTATCTGTATGATACTTTTCTGCTAATATTTTCTCCAATGCTTTACCGGAATATCCATCAACGTCTAATATCGCAACAAACTGTAAAAGAtagaacaataattaaatacttggtACCTAGATGGGCTTTGCGCAAGCGCAAgggtaccgccaaacagcagtactcagtatttttatgttccagtttgaagggcgagtgagccagtgtaactacaggcacaagggacgtaacatcttagtttccaaggttggtggcgcattggtgatataaggaatggttaatatttcttacaacgccattgtctggtgaccacttaccaacaggtggcccatttgctagtcagtctaaaaatatcattaaaaaaaaattgatatctcgttggtctagtgactagCTTATAAGGTAGCCCGAGTTCCTGGAACTgaacctttaaaaaatatgtatctttaaTAAAGTGATTTTCAAAATCagcttgaaatttttaaatttgtcagTATCTATGCTCCTGTACCTCGAATATCACGTAAAGGTGACAATTCTGTGCCTGAACTCTCTGGTCGTTTTGAATTACAATCCCGTCAGACTATAAGAGTGAGCAAATAAAAAGCGCACCCGTG contains the following coding sequences:
- the LOC125064689 gene encoding 15-hydroxyprostaglandin dehydrogenase [NAD(+)]-like, with protein sequence MFSLKDKIAIVTGGACGIGAAIVKEFLQEGVKHVAILDVDEESGYSMEKQLATIFGKDKVKFIKCDVTIEDQLLAAYQNTTSDYGYIDIVVNNAGVADERLHMFKRTIDINFTALSASTLKALELMREDKGGHGGTIINVSSIAALLLIAPSLFIYAATKAAVLHLTCSIGKQSYFAKTKVRTITVCFGCTISEIHKRLGSFDDNIEKIAEIFTEIMPPQPAEAAAIGLVEAYKNGQSGSAWLVKNSKPAIDITSKINTAYDTLSENHVCMLDIDDSAGRKLEHDLSLIYSADKAKFYKCDVTKDEELSAVFNEVVENIGVIDVVVNNAGLATENITTYKKEIDINYAAVVSSTFKALDLMRTDRGGKGGTIINVSSISALAQYSPFLFVYASSKSAVLHFSSCIGVRNKV